The segment GGTCAATCCATTTTGCACTGTGCTGCGTGCACTCTGCCGTGCTCCACATAGTGGGCGGCGTTGTGCAGGTTGGCCTCGACCTGTGCGGGGCTCACCTGCTTGATGACCCTTGCGGGCACGCCCACGGCCACCGAGCCGTCCGGGATGACCATGCCCTCCGGCACCAGCGCACCTGCGCCGATGATGCAGTTTTTGCCCACGACGCAGTGGTTGAGCAGGGTGGCGTGCATTCCGATCAGGCTGCCATCCCCTACCGTGCATCCGTGCACCAGCGCACTGTGGCCCACAGTGACATTCCTGCCCAGCGTCACGGCCCCGCCCACATCGCAGTGCAGCACGGCATTGTCCTGCACGTTGGAGTTCTCGCCGATGATAAGCTGGCCGTCGTCGCCGCGCAGCACGGCACCGTACCACACCGTGGAACCGGCTTTGAGGATCACATCGCCCTGCACGGTGGCGTTGGGCGCAACGAACGCAGCCCCCTCGTTGCGGGGGACTTTTCCACAAAAAGACAGAAACATTGTTAAAAACCGCCTTTCTCTCTTTCTCTTTTGGCTGGTTTATGGTATTCTTTAAAGTAGTATAGCAAGCCAGAGCCTTTCCGGCAAGTAGGAGCTGTTTCAAAACAAAAATTTTTGCCGTGCGTCGGCAAGCAGATACAAGGGGGCACGCTCATGTTCAAAAACACCATCTTCCGCCGCATGACGGCGCTGGTGCTCACGCTGGCACTGGCCGCTGCTGCTGCACTGCCGGGCCTTGCGGTATATCCCATGCCCATCCAGACCGCCAGCGAGACCGAGGCGGTGTACCTGTTC is part of the Faecalibacterium sp. HTF-F genome and harbors:
- a CDS encoding gamma carbonic anhydrase family protein — protein: MFLSFCGKVPRNEGAAFVAPNATVQGDVILKAGSTVWYGAVLRGDDGQLIIGENSNVQDNAVLHCDVGGAVTLGRNVTVGHSALVHGCTVGDGSLIGMHATLLNHCVVGKNCIIGAGALVPEGMVIPDGSVAVGVPARVIKQVSPAQVEANLHNAAHYVEHGRVHAAQCKMD